One Saimiri boliviensis isolate mSaiBol1 chromosome 7, mSaiBol1.pri, whole genome shotgun sequence genomic window, atctgttttggtaccagtaccatgctgttttggttactgttgccttgtagtgtagtttgaagtcaggttgtgtgatgcctccaccattttgtttgtttgtttgcttgcttagtattgtcttggctatgtgggctcttttttggttccataggaaatttaaggtggttttttccaattctatgaagaaagtcagtggtagcttgatggccatagcattgaatctatacattcctttgagcagtatggccatttttacgatatcgattcttcctaaccatgagtatggaatgttttttcgtttgtttgtgtcctctcttatttccttgagcagtgatttgtagttctccttgaagacatccttcacatcctttttaagttgtatttctaggtatttaattctctttgtagtaattgcgAATGTGAGTTCActgatgatttggctctctgtttgtgtgttattgctgtataggaatgcttgtgatttttgcgcattgattttgtatcctgagactttgctgaagttgcttaacagcttaaggagattttgggctgagatgatgtggtcttctaaatatacaatcatgtcatctgcagataaagacaatttgacttcctgtttttctattcaaatacccattatttctttctcttgccagattgctctggtcagaacttgcaatactatgttggataggaatggtgagagagggcatccttgttttatgctagttttcaaagggaatgcttccaatttttccccattcagtatgatactggctgtgggtctgacataagtagctcttattattttgagatatgttcaatcattacctagtttattgagagttttcagtatgaaaggctgttgaattttgtcaaataccttctctgcatctattgagataatcatgtgtctttgtctttggttctgtttgtgtgatggattacatttattgatttgtatatactgaaccagccttgcatcccagggatgaagctgacttgattgtgttGGATAaacttttttatgtgctgttggattcagtttgccagtattttattgaggattttcgcagtgacgttcatcagggatattggcctgaaattttcttttttagttgtgtctctgctgggttttggtatcaggatgatgttggtctcataaaatgagttagggaggtttccctctttttgtattgtttggaatagtttcagaaggaatggtaccagctcctctttgtgtctctggtggaatttggctgtgaaaccatctgttcctgtactttttttggttggtaggctattatttGCTGCCCGAATTTCAGAGCttcttattggtctgttcagggatttgactactttctggtttagtcttgcgagggtgtaagtatccagggatttattcatttcctctagattttctggtttatttgcatagaggtgtttatagtattctctgatggtagtttgtatttataTGGGATTGGAGGTGATattgcctttatcatttttttattgcatctatttgattcttctctcttttcttccttattagtctggctagtggtctatctattttgttgatcttttcaaaaaaccagctcctggattcattgatttttttgaagggtttttgtgtctctctctccttcagttctgctctgatcttagtttatttcttgtcttctgctggcttttgaatttcttggttcttgcttctctagttcctttaattgtgatgttagggtgtcaattttagatctttcctgctttctcttgtgggcatttagtgctatgaatttccctctaaacactgctttaaatgtgtcctagagattctggtatgttgtgtcttcattttcactggtttcaaagagcttttatttctgctttcatttcattatttatccagtagtcattcaggagcaggctgtTGTTCAGTTTGTTGTATgattctgagtgagtttcttaatcctgagttataatttgattgcattgtgttctgagagactgttatgatttctattcttttttatttgctgaggagtgttttatttccaattatgtggtcaattttagagtaagtgcaatgtggtgctcagaagaatgtatattctgttgatttggggtggagagtacTATAGAGGTaaattagatctgcttggtccagacctgtgttcaagtcctggatatccttgttcattttctgtctcattgatctgtctaatattgacagtggagtgttaaagtcttccactatgattgtataagagtctaagtctctttgtaggtctctaagaacttgctttatatacgtgagtgctcctgcattgggtgcaaatatatttaggatagttagctcttcttgttgcattgatccccttactattatgtaatgcccttcattttctcttttgatctttgttagtttaaagtctgttttatcagagactaggattgtctaggattgtaacccctgctgtttttttttttctttccatttgcttgttatatcttcctccatccctttattttgagcctatgtgtgtctgcacatgagatgggtctcctgaatacagcactctgatggatcttgactctttatcaaatctgccagtctgtgtcttttgattggggcatttaacccatttacatttaaggttaatattgttatgtgcaaatttgatcctgccattttaatgctagctggttatttttcttgtcagttgatgcagtttcttcatctttacagtttggtatgtttttgcagtggctggtactggttgctccTTTCGACATTTAGTGCtaccttcaggaactcttgtaaggcaggcctggtggtgacaaaatctcttagcatttgcttgttcataaagaattttatttcttcttagtttctgaggcttagtttggctggatatgaaattctgggttgaaaattcttttctttaagaatgttgagtattggcccccactctcttctggcttgtagggtttcttccaagagatctgctgttagtctggtgggcttccctttgtagataacccaaactttctctctggctgcccttagcattttttccttcatttcaaccttggtgaatctgaccattatgtgccttggggttgctcttcttgaggaatatctttgtggcattctctgtatttcctggacttgaatgttggcctgcttgctaggttggggaagttctcttggataatatcctgaagagtgttttccaacttggtttcattctccccttcattttcaggtacaccaatcaaatgtagatttgatTTTCACATAATtacatatttcttggaggctttgttcatttcttttgtctcttttttctctaatcttgccttctcactttatttcattgagttgatcttcagtgtctgatatcctttcttccacttgattaatttggctattgaaacttgtataagcttcatgaagttttcatgctgtgtttttcagctccatcaggttgtttatgttcttctctaagatggttattctagttagcatttcatctaaccttttttcaagattgttagcttccttgcattgggttgtaacatgttcctttaactcagagaagtttgttattacccaccttctgaagaccTGCTtctgtcaaactcattctccatccagttttgttcccttgctggtgaggagttgtgatcccttggaagagaagaggcattctagtttttggaatgttcagcctttttgtgctagtttcttcccatcttcgtggatttattttcctttggtctttgaggtcagtgacctttggatggagtctctgagtggacatcctttttgttaatgttgaaactatttctttccgCTTGTTAGTTTTGCTTCTGATACTCAttcccctctgctgcaggtctgctggagtttgctggaggtccactccagaccctgcttgcctgggaatcaccagcagaGGTTGCAGACCAGCAAAGATTCCTTCCTCTGGTAACTTCGTTCCTTCCTCTGGTAACTTCGTTCCAgaggggtacctgccagatgccagccagagctctcctatatgaggtATCTGTCagcccctactgggaggtgtctcccagtcaggatacatggatgtcagggagccacttgaaaaggcagtctgtcccttatcagagcttgaatgctgtgctgggagatctgctgctctcttcacaGCTGTCatgcagggatgtttaagtctgctgaagttgcATCCACAGCTACCCCTtccctcaggtgctctgtcccaaggagatgggagttttatctataagtacCTTACTGGGGCTGCTGGCTTTATTTTCAGGGATGTGTGCCTTATTTAGAGAGGAGGAGtatagagaggcagtctggctgcagtggccttgctgagctgGGGTGGTCTccgcccagtttgaacttcccaggggctttgtttacactgtgagagtaaaactgcctactcaagcctcagcaatggctgCTACCCCTCCCCTCACCAAGCTTGAGGGTCCCAGGTCGACCTCAGACTGCTatgagaaattcaagccagtGAATCTTAGCTTTCTGGGCTCTGTGGCGGTGGGACCTGCCAGGCCACTTAGCcacagaccacttggctccctgacttTAGCCTCCTTTCCAGGaaagtgaatggttctgtcttgttggcattccaggtgccactggggtatgaaaacaaacaaacaaacaaacaacaacaacaacaacaacaaaaaactcctgtctctagctcagtgtctgcccaaatgatTACCCAGGTTTGTGCTTGAAAGTCAGGCATCTGGTGGAGTAGGCACCAGAGTAGGCACTGTTTCTCCTGGTACAAGCTCTCATGGCTTCCCTTCACTAGGGGAGGGACATTCCCTGACCCATtacacttcctgggtgaggcaacaccccaccttGCTTCAGTTCACCCTATGTGGGCTGTACCCACTGTTTAGGGTACAGCCCACATAGGGTGtaccaatgagatgaaccagatacctcagttggaaatgcagaagtcACCCACTTTCTATGTCAATCTCattgggagctgcagactggagccgttgctattcggccatcttgccagcaggatggattttttttttttttgagaagttgctttattatttatttattaattttgagtcaaagtctcactctgtcgcccaggcttgagtgcaatggtgcaatctcaactcactgcagcctctgccttccaggttcaagtgattcttctgtttcagccttccagagtagctgggattacaggtgtatgtcaccaaACTTggcaaacttttgtatttttagtagagactgggttttgccatattggccaggctggtcttgaactcctggcctcaagttatctttctgcctcagcctcccaaagtgctgggattacatgcatgagccacctcatctggcccAAGTGTTGGAAAATCTTAATATGACCTTGTTGAGTCtttgagtaggttttttttttgaattgtgcAATAGTCACTATGCTAAATGTTATTTCCACTAGATGGCTTGAAAAAGTTCTCCTTTCATTGTTGTTCATTGACTAAGAGGTGTGAGAGGAGGGGGACTGGAGCTTGAGGCGATTACATTTAGGCAAAGTTACTCTAGGAATGGGAAAGGGAACTGAGTGGTAACAAAGTGAAGGCTTGCTGATGTACCTGAGAAATCATGTTTTTAATAGAAGTATGTGGAAGCAATCTGATATCCTGCAGAGGTACTGTGGCTGGAGACTGGAAGAAATGGTGGCTTCATCAGTACAGGAATGGAAATTGCCAGGATTGTTGTTCCAGAAGAACAAAGAGACGAGCTATAGTTGAAATTGCTGCCATTGGGGTTCACACTAGGTAGGAAAGGAAGCAACTTCAGGAAGGAGTCAGAGAATGGAGGTGGGGGGTACAGAGGACTGAGCTCTGAAGGTTTAGGAGCAGTAACTCTTGAGTGCGGCCACTGGCAGCACTGGCATCACCTTGAGCTTGTGGGAAATGCAGAATCTCTCATCCCACtccaaacctactgaatcagaacaCACATGTTAATAAGATTTCCAGTTGTATATGTACATTCAAGAAGAAAGATTTAGTGTTAGAGTATGAAAGATATCagcaaaataaaagattagcCTAGCAGAGTAAAATACTGAAGTTTAATATTTTAGAGGTgatcttttttcccttccttccttctttctttactttctttcttttttgaaatggagtctcactctgtcatccatgctggggTGCGGTGGCATAATTTTAGCTAAGTGCAGCCTCTGTCTcagaggttcaagcaattctcctgcctcagcctcctgagtagctgggaatacaggcctgccactatgcctgtctaatttttgtatttttagtagagacagggtttcaccatgttggccagctggtctcaaactcctgacctcaagttatctgccaaccttagcttcccaaagtgctacagtGGGGAGCCAGTGGGCCTGGCCCTAGAGGTGATCTTTCTAAGCATGACACCATTAAAGGTAAAACCTAAATAAAAaagctaataatttaaaaacataatcttgTATGACTtctgtgtatgtgtccttatagtagaacaatttatacattgcggcactgtttacaatagcaaagacctggaaccaacccaaatgcccattgatgatagactggacagggaaaatgtggcacatatacaccatggaatattatgcagccataaaaaacgatgagttcgtgtcctttgtagggacatggatgaacctggaaaccatcattctcagcaaacggacacaagagcagaaaatcaaacaccgtatattctcactcataggcgggtgttgaacaatgagaacacatggacacagggaggggagcatcacacactggggtctgttggggggaaataggggagggacagcagggggtggggtgttggggagagatagcatggggagaaatgccagatataggtgatggggaggaaggcagcaaaccacactgccacatgtgtacctatgcaacaatcttgcacatgttcttcacatgtaccccaaaacctaaaaatgcaataaaaaaaaaaaacagagaagaaaaaaaaagagagaaaaaaacaatgtatGACTTCTGTACAGGAAACCTTATAAAGGTtataagaaaaaaggtttaaatcAGGTTATAAGAAAAATGGCAAACTGGAAGAAGGAATTAATAGCTCTTACAAAATCAAGAATAAGCAAAGGACATTAATAAGCTGTTCATAAAAGCTGTAACACAAATAGTTAATAAACACAGTAAAGGTTACCAACCTGGTAAGCAATCATAGAATTACAAGTTAAAAagataaagtaatattttattttgcttatccaAAGCAAGATTGAAATGATTGACAATACCTGGAAGTAGACAGGATCTCAGGAAATGACATTTATGCTATTTCAATGGTAATTCTACATTAATACAGTCATTCTGGAGAGAAATCTGGGAATAGAcatcaacattttaaatgtgcTATTCCTTACTAGAAATTTATGCTATAGAAGTAATTTAAAGATGTGCTGAGTTTGTATATGTTAGAAACTTCATAAGTGCTGCTGCTTTAAATTGTAACAATGTAGATAAAACCTAAATGTGAAACAATAGCAGATTGgttagatcagtggttctcaacttgaGGCAGTATTGCCCACAGcagacatttggcaatatctggagacatttttgatcgTCATCACTAGGGATGGgagctactggcatctagtactGATACAGAGGACAGGGAGGCTATTAAATATCCTTCAGTGCACAACACAGCCTCCCACAACTAAGAATTTTCCAGcctaaaatgtcaatagtgctgaagTTGAGAGCTGtacaattaattatttttcagcCATAATAATTTCAATATAGATCTGTTTTTACTCACTTGGAAAGATAAATTGTTTAGTGGCAAAAAACAGATAATAAGAGTAAAATGAATAGTAAGATCTCATTTAgatgaagcaaacaaaaaagtattCCTAGCAATATGCTTCTAAGGTGACCAACATGCTGAGTGGTAATCCACAAACtgcaatgttttttctttttaaaatctttctgtgttttctgaaaagtttttccAGCAAACAtgccttcttttttaaattggaaaaacaatgaaaatgttttcatctaaaagcaaaacagaaaaaagcacaaaagtgTTAGAGAGGACCAATGACTAATTCTGAATGAAAACAGGATCAAAATGTCTTAGAGTGAATTACATCAGTGCAGAGGAGGTAAAGATCACTGGAAATGGGAAATTCTGGAATGAAAAGCCAGAGTGTTGGATCAGTTTTGTTTAAGGGCTCTGAATTCCCTAAGATAGTAGCAGGATTTAGGACAGAGAGAAAAACGATAGTCAGAGATGTCAACAAGATAGTTCAATAGATGTCAACAAGAATGAGAACAGTCGAACTAGACTTTGTGActtcaaacttttttcttttgaaagtgtcacaagaaaatatgaacaacataaaagaaaaattttgaacttATAAATTTTATGTACCTGGGAACAACCATTCTTAAAACATATTtaggggcagggcatggtggcacacacctgtagtcccagctactcaggaggctggggcgggaggattgcttgagcccaggagtttgaagttgcagtgagctgtgatcacagcactgcactccaacttgggtgacagaatgagattctctctttaaaaaaataaagcaacaacaacaacaaaacactccaaaacacacacacaggcatgtagCTATTAATCAGTGCCCTAATGTTACACATTGTTTCTGATATTTCATTACTATACACGGCacatctataaatattttcagagcTATATCTTTGAGCACCTCATTACCtccttgtattttttgtatttttagtatagacagggtttctaagggctgggcgcggtgactcaagcctgtaatcctagcactttgggaggccgaggtgggtggatcacaaggtcaagagatcgagaccatcctggtcaacatggtgaaaccccgtctctactaaaaatacaaaaaattagctgggcatggtgacgcgtgcctgtaatctcagctactgaggaggctgaggcaggagaattgcctgaacccaggaggcggaggttgcagtgagccgagaccgcgccattgcactccagcctgggtaacaagggcgaaactctgtctcaaaaaaaaatctattaatatcttttgctcatttttctagtggtgtatttgtattagtcttCCTTCTTGAGTCATGCTTTATGATATATTCCTACTAAGTTTATTCTTAAATTATaggttaatttatattttcttctatttttatttccttagcatttttattttttcatttactttttcttctttcatctcattttttaaaatgaatttttagagCAGTGTGAGGTTTGCAGAAGTATTGAATGGAAAATatagagttcccatatacccttttcctgccccacccacatacagtttcccctattattaacatctggCATTCTTGTGGTTTATCTGGTACAATTGATGAGCCAATGCTGATACATTATTATCAATTAAACTCATAGTTCACATTAGGGTTCGAATTATGTAGGCTATGAGTTTTTTTGATAGAAAAACTAGCTGATTTTATTATCAATGCCAAACAAGTCTTTAAatcaactaaaatttatttatttcagcataAATTTACTTTCACATTTGTCTACAAGCACAGTAAATACAGTTCTTGGCATAAAGACACGGCCTCTAGAATTCAGTGCCTCCCCACCTGCAAGTTACATATATAAAACTCCCATGGTTGTTTATATAATGGTGgattaatcaaattaaaatagttatactatatagaataaaataaaatggaaataatttactcataagatttatatttaaatcatctTTATTAATAAAGTTCTAGCCTGGAATTATAATGCCATTAAGCTTCCATTCTAGCAAAAGTGTAAGTAAAGTAAATATAAGTAACAGTTATACAGTAACAGCAGTTCCTTTAAATTGAAAATGATAGCAGTCAAAATCATTTTTGAAGAGAGCAAAACATATCGTGAAGTTTCTTGCTGTGGTCCTGGATGTTCAGTTGCAGGCTCATTTGAAGGTGGACTCAGCCCTGAAGGACTCACTTCTgcagtggaggtgggaggaaaaaTCCAGGTCTtggggaaggtgaggaggaaAACTCCTCGGTGGATACACGTTTCTCACTGTTCAAAGAGATTGGTAAAAGACGTTTGATAACTTTGAGAACCTGCACTGTGCCCTAATAAATCATTACATCTGTAACTTCCATTACCTattcttttgtttgaaaattgACACCAGAATGATTACTTGATCTAACAAGCCAATTTTTACAACATTGAGAAAAATATACCTCTTCAAATACAGACgattaaaggaaatataaataattttaaatgtaatttttgtcCTATCTTAACacctcttttaaaaaaggaattatttcaaaatatgtaaaacttatcgtaaaaataatgtttttctttcattaccAAAGTCCTTCTCAAAGgccattttcatataattttcaccaAACTTAAAATTCATATCAGGGATTCCCAATTCTGATTTGATATTATACTAAAACGTTTCCAGTTATATCaaaaaccaccttaaaattcCCGCAAACAAAATTTGTTTCAATTCACTTTCCACTTTAAAAAGAGAGGTGAAACAAGGGAAGGAATAACTAGATGAGACATTCATAGGCAAAGCCTAGTATTTGGTAACCACATATTTATTCTGCAGAACCCTGTAATTCAAAACGGTAAAgtgaatataaaagaaatacattattcctttttcttatgTGACGCTTTGAAAGAATTCAATAAATCCAACAATTAGTTCAAACgtaatacatacattttaagttttaagtAAGTAGGACTACATCAGAACTACTTaggaaaaagactttaaaaagtatCATAGCCAGTAATTTTAATgctggaataaaaatattaattattttaactaaCTGCCAGAATAAAAAGTTGATACCAAATAAGATActgataattttagttttataagaccTGTAAAAAGTCAACTATTTTCTTGACtaccaaaatagagaaataattccATATTATTAAGATGAATCCATTTGAAACCTCATTACACTCCATTTACGGCTGCCTGCCTTCCCAATTCAGAAAAGTAGTGGTACACTCACAGAATGCTAGAAAAGTTTTTCCTCCACTGTGTTACTACATGAACAGGTAGTAAAATTAGTATCTCTGATTAGTAAAACACATattgaagtttaaaaacaaatttttaaaaagcatacttgCAACTGGAGCATGTGGTGGACTTGGGAAATCCCTTGGTGGAAAATCATCTCCAGAAGCTCCCTTTTCCCACAGAGGTGGCAGGGGCCCAGTGTCAGAAGGACCCCTGTGAGAATGGGTTAACATAACAGAGCTTGATTCTTGTTTCATCGGTAATCTGATGGTCCCGAGGATTCCCTGGGCCTCTTGAGCCTCTTCCTCCTCTACTTGTGAGCAAAGGTGAGAATCTGGGGGGACCCTCCAATGAAGTTGGAGGAGACAGAAAAGCTCTTGTTTCAGATGAAGGCCGACCCAATGGTACGGAGCCATATGGGGAAAGCTCTCTGCCAAGTTGTGTATTTGGAACATCCGGTACATATGGATCTCTTTCTAAAAGTTCAAATTTAAACTCTAGTTCAGTTAATTTCTGTCTGTTAcgagcattttctttccttaaatcatGGAGATATCTTTCAGCAGCTCGAGCTGCAAACCAATTATCATGCGCTTTGTTCTCATAGGAAATAGTGCGCTTTTGATAATAATGCATCGTTCTCTCCAATTCTTCTTCAAGATCGTTGGCTCGCTTTCTATAGGCCTCCAGCTTTGCGGTGGCATGGCTGATCCTTTTGTCTACCTTAGAaagtttctcttctgtctctaaCTGGTAATTTTCctctgttgttaattttctgtagagtttcatttcattttcttgatatgATTCAGTCATTAAGTTTCTGTTGAAGCTTCTGATTCTCACTTTCAAAATGCTTGTTTTCTGACTGCAAAGATGCTTGTTCAGTCTCAAGATTTCTAATACGTTCTGTAAGCTCTTCCTTCATTTTATCAACTTCAGATAACTGAATATTAATTTGGGTTCTTTCTCCTTCTAAGCTTTTGAAAGAAGCTTTGAACTTAGCAGCATGAATCAGTTTCTTCAAAGCTCCGTTTGGAGGATGATCTAAGTACGCAACATTTGCTGATTCACTGTTCAGTTCTGACTCCTTGTCTTCATCCGTTCTGTCTTCTCCAAGCATAGCTGCCCAATCTTTCATCTTCAGCAAGTGTTCAGTCAGAGTCTTGATGAGATTGCCTTTAGCACTGAGAACTTGTTCTGCGTGTACTTTGGGGTCTTccaatgttattttctgtttattaagttCACTCACTTGTTCTTTCCACACTTCAGCTTCTTGCAAAAGCTGTCTCTGGCTTTCCTGAAGTTGAGAATTTTCATCCAAAGTGTCCTTTATTGCTATCGTCATTGGTCTTCATTCATTGGAAATAAAGTCTTGAAGGTCGTTTTGGCTTCAGCTACTTGTGATTTGAGGGATGTTGACTCATCTTCTAGAGACTGTCTCCTTTTTGAAATATCCACCGTCAGTTCATTTTGTTCAGACtgtttagatttctcttcttgtAACTCTTTCACTAGACATAGTATTTCTTCCTCAAGTTCCACATTGGATCTGTTCAGCTTTTCACAGGTTGCCTCCAAGCTTTGTGCTTCTGTTGCCTCCTTCTCAAAGCTGGCGTCCTTTAAAGATGACTCCACTTCATGGCCTTCATACTTTTTTTGAATAATGCTCAGTTTTTCAAGTAGTTTacgtttttctttaatttgtgtaGACAGCATTTCAGCaagctttttctctcttcctgcatAAAGCTGACTCCTAACGGATCTAAAACCTCTCCACACAAAAAAGAGAACAGCAATAAATCCAAAAACAGCTGCCCCTATCACCCATTCCCATAGAAAACCGTAAGAATTAGAATCTGCTCCCATACTTTGATGCAGTGCTGC contains:
- the LOC101049572 gene encoding LOW QUALITY PROTEIN: melanoma inhibitory activity protein 2-like (The sequence of the model RefSeq protein was modified relative to this genomic sequence to represent the inferred CDS: inserted 5 bases in 3 codons); protein product: MGADSNSYGFLWEWVIGAAVFGFIAVLFFVWRGFRSVRSQLYAGREKKLAEMLSTQIKEKRKLLEKLSIIQKKYEGHEVESSLKDASFEKEATEAQSLEATCEKLNRSNVELEEEILCLVKELQEEKSKQSEQNELTVDISKRRQSLEDESTSLKSQVAEAKTTFKTLFPMNEDXMTIAIKDTLDENSQLQESQRQLLQEAEVWKEQVSELNKQKITLEDPKVHAEQVLSAKGNLIKTLTEHLLKMKDWAAMLGEDRTDEDKESELNSESANVAYLDHPPNGALKKLIHAAKFKASFKSLEGERTQINIQLSEVDKMKEELTERIRNLETEQASLQSENKHFESENQKLQQKLXMTESYQENEMKLYRKLTTEENYQLETEEKLSKVDKRISHATAKLEAYRKRANDLEEELERTMHYYQKRTISYENKAHDNWFAARAAERYLHDLRKENARNRQKLTELEFKFELLERDPYVPDVPNTQLGRELSPYGSVPLGRPSSETRAFLSPPTSLEGPPRFSPLLTSRGGRGSRGPGNPRDHQITDETXESSSVMLTHSHRGPSDTGPLPPLWEKGASGDDFPPRDFPSPPHAPVASLEWDERFCISHKLKVMPVLPVAALKSYCS